The bacterium genome window below encodes:
- a CDS encoding amidohydrolase: MTDRYLVISSDGHAGPRPEVYRDYLDPQYRDEFDRQNEARMKALELAGERLEMRQESQQWASDKAHGLAGAWDGDRRNEVLDADGVAAEILFVDGLTEENSPPFGGDLGLMPVGVDPEHQWAGCRAHNRWMSGFCSESPERRYGLALITPFWGVDQAVAEIEWAKENGLRGIMLPHMFTGQDPYHHPKYDPIWRACAERAMVIHFHSGAAPMHEYYGLDIFRARDPEQLSEPPVELPGALGIYVTEVAWWLTRPLVYMIWGGVFERFPTLKTAVTEGSTIWVPELLHLMDQRYGDHHFSAKLGTGYKKHLSMKPSEYFRRNIKVGSSAMSRREAELRHEIGLGTIMWGSDYPHPEGTWPATQKMMVEVLGGLPEEEIAAILGGNAAEFYGFDVAALQPLVDRIGPEKSQFQLEQPA; this comes from the coding sequence ATGACGGATCGCTATCTCGTGATCTCTTCCGATGGCCACGCCGGACCTCGGCCGGAGGTCTATCGCGACTACCTCGACCCGCAGTACCGGGACGAATTCGACCGCCAGAACGAAGCGCGCATGAAGGCGCTCGAGCTCGCCGGCGAGCGCCTCGAGATGCGCCAGGAGAGCCAGCAGTGGGCCTCCGACAAGGCCCACGGCCTGGCGGGCGCGTGGGACGGCGACCGGCGCAACGAGGTCCTGGACGCAGACGGCGTCGCGGCGGAGATCCTCTTCGTCGACGGCCTGACGGAGGAGAACTCGCCGCCCTTCGGCGGCGACCTGGGGCTGATGCCGGTCGGCGTCGACCCGGAGCACCAGTGGGCCGGCTGCCGCGCGCACAACCGCTGGATGTCCGGGTTCTGCTCGGAGAGTCCGGAGCGGCGCTACGGCCTCGCGCTGATCACGCCCTTCTGGGGTGTCGACCAGGCGGTCGCCGAGATCGAGTGGGCGAAGGAGAACGGCCTTCGCGGAATCATGTTGCCCCACATGTTCACGGGCCAGGATCCCTACCACCACCCGAAGTACGACCCGATCTGGCGCGCCTGCGCCGAGCGCGCGATGGTGATCCACTTCCATTCGGGCGCCGCGCCGATGCACGAGTACTACGGGCTCGACATCTTCCGCGCCCGGGATCCGGAGCAGCTCTCGGAGCCGCCGGTCGAGCTGCCCGGGGCGCTCGGCATCTACGTGACCGAGGTCGCGTGGTGGCTCACGCGTCCGCTCGTCTACATGATCTGGGGCGGTGTCTTCGAACGCTTCCCCACGCTCAAGACCGCCGTCACCGAGGGCTCGACGATCTGGGTGCCGGAGCTGCTCCACCTGATGGATCAGCGCTACGGCGACCACCACTTCTCGGCCAAGCTCGGCACGGGATACAAGAAGCACCTTTCGATGAAGCCCTCGGAGTACTTCCGGCGGAACATCAAGGTCGGCAGCTCGGCCATGTCGCGCCGGGAGGCGGAGCTCCGCCACGAGATCGGTCTCGGGACGATCATGTGGGGGTCGGACTACCCCCATCCGGAAGGGACCTGGCCCGCGACGCAGAAGATGATGGTCGAGGTGCTCGGCGGGCTCCCGGAGGAGGAGATCGCCGCGATCCTCGGAGGCAACGCCGCCGAGTTCTACGGCTTCGATGTGGCGGCGCTCCAGCCCCTCGTCGACCGGATCGGCCCCGAGAAGAGCCAGTTCCAGCTGGAGCAGCCGGCCTAG